GGACAAAATAGATGAAACGGAAGAGATCCGAGTGAATGGAAAGGAAAAAACAAAGGATGAATTCCACTTTCACTTTAAAGAGACATGCTATAAAGATAGCCCAGTTCACGAAGATTCTTATCTTGATACCTATCAAGGTAATTGGGAATTGGGAAGACTTAAAGAAGAGAAAAATGAAAAGACTTTTTTATGGTTTGAAAAACCTTTTCTTACTTTTCTTTTCTCTAAAATTGAGAATTATAAAAAAAATAAAAAAATTAATAAAAATATTGATACATAAGATAAATAGAAGAATAGATAAGATGAGATTCGTCCACCTCCCATATATTTAATCCCTTCCCCTATAAAAAGACTTGCAACACCAACACCATTTGTAATTCCATCAATTATACGTCTATCAAAAAACTGAGTTAGTTCGGTTAATCCTCTTATCCCCACAGTAAAAACTCTAGTATAAAAAATATCTATGTAACCACGATTATATGACCAATTGTATATCACATTTTTTATTCGGTCCACAAGAATTCTTTTAGGACCCCCTTTTACAAATGAATTGATTAAATCAAAATTCTGGAAAAATGAATAAGCGGATCCATATAAAATATATGCTATGAATAGTCCGAAAATTGCTATACTTACTGAAAAAATGGCATTTGTAAAAAATTCATCCGAATTTACAGAATAATTAGAACTTGAATGTAAAAGATTTATTGATGGGGTTAACCATTTCGATAATATATCAAAATCTATTACTCCTTGATCAAAAGAAATTCCTATTGATCCAACCAACAAAGTAAATAGTACTAATACAAGAAGAGGAAATAGCATAGTATTGTCCGATTCGTGAGGATATATGGAAGTGTATTTATTTCCAAAGTAAGTACTAAAGTATCGTATCCTATTTCTTACATTATTATCAATTTTCGATCTATCTTTTGAATAAAAAGAAACCTTTTTATTCATTGTTGCTAAAAGTAAATTAGGATTGACTCCTCTTGGAGTTCCTTTTCCCCATAGAGATATGGAATAGAACGAACCATTTTTAGTGCTACTGTAATTTTGAAAATGAACACGTAAATACCCATCAAAGGTAAGTAAATATACCCGAAACATATAAAATGCGGTAAATCCTGCTGTGAAAGAAGCTATTACTGCGAAAATTGGTGAATACAACCAACTATCATTAAGAATTTCATCTTTGGACCAAAAACAAGCAAGAGGTGGAATACCACAAAGAGAAAGTGTACCTAATAAAAAAGTGGTTCTTGTAATTGGAACATATCTTGTTAAACCACCCATAAGAACCATATTCTGACTTTTATCTGGTGAATATCCAACAATAGGTTCCATTGAATGAATAATGGATCCGGATCCCAAAAACAATAAAGCTTTTGAATAGGCATGAGTGATCAAATGGAATAACGCAGCTCGATAAGAACCTATACCTAGAGCTAACATAATATAACCCAATTGAGACATTGTAGAATAGGCTAAGCTTTTTTTAATGTCTCTTTGAGCAAGGGCCAAAGTAGCCCCTAATAATAGTGTTATTACACCTATTAAAGAAATGAAATTCATTATATAAGGTATGACTATGAAAAGAGGAAGAAGCCGAGCTACAAGAAAAATTCCTGCTGCTACCATAGTAGCAGCGTGTATAAGAGCCGAAATAGGAGTGGGTCCTTCCATAGCATCAGGTAACCATACGTGAAGGGGGAATTGTGCGGATTTAGCAACTGCACCGACGAATAATAAAGAAGCACACAAAGTAGCAAATAAAGAATTGACCCCATTATTCTGGATTAAGTTATTAGTTATTTCGAGCAAATCCCTAAATTCTAAACTACCTGTTATCCAATAAAAACCTAGGATTCCTAACAATAAACCAAAATCCCCGACACGATTAGTTACAAAAGCTTTTTGACAAGCACTTGCTGCAATTGGTCGTGTGAACCAAAACCCTATTAATAAATAAGAACACATTCCCACTAGTTCCCAAAAAATATAAATTTGTATCAAATTGGAACTAGTAACTAATCCCAGCATAGAAGTATTAAAAAAACTCATATAAGCAAAAAATCTCAAATATCCTTGATCGTGATACATATACTTGTCACTATAAATAAGAACCAAGATTCCAACAGTAGTAATTAGTATTGACATAATAGAAGTAAGTGGATCGATCAAGTATCCAAACTCTAAAGAAAAATCATTATTGATGGTCCAAGACCATAGATATTGATAGATAAAATTTCCATTTATTTGTTGAATAGACAGATTGGCCGAAAACAACATAGCTATACTTAAGAGTAAAACACTAGGAAAAGCCCACATGCGACGAATATCTTTTGTTGCTGTCGGAATAAGTAGAAGTCCAAATCCTATTGACATAGTAACTGGAAGTGAAAGAAAAGGTATTATCCACGCATATTGATATGTATGTTCCATAAGAAAAGAAACTCTTTTTTCTTCTAATTGCAAATTGTTCTCGATTCACCAATTCTTATCTTTTTTATCCTTTTATAAAGGAACAATAATAAAAGAAATCAATAAAAAAAAAGATATAAAAAAAAAAAAAGTCAAATATTGGAATTCTTAATTATTCTGATTTTTTCTCAGATATTTGAAATATTCAAAAATTGACAATTGGTTGGTCAAAAAATATGACCAAATAACTATGTAAAGGTAAAGGCGATTACCTAGTAGTTATTTTAACTAAGAAAAGATTAAAGGAATATGAGATTTTTTAATAATTTTATTACTACTTATTTAGTAGATTTTGTATTTATTAGATTTTGCTATTTTTTTTTGGTGATTAATAAACATATTACATATACTATAATAGTATAATAAATATATTATATAGTATAGTAAATATAGTAAAGAAAAAGAGTTAGACCAAAAAAAGAGTACTTTTTTTATTCAAATATGGATCATAGTATCTATATTCGAATAAAAAAAAAAAAAATACCTAGGTTTTCTAGTTCATTTTGGGAGTGGAGTAATTACCTAACTTGTTGTGTAACTGATTGATTGGATTGAAATCCAATAAAGAAAACTTATGTTTATCGGAAATCTTATGATACTCCTTTCGGAAATCTTATGATACTCCTTACTTCGTATATAACTGAAATACAAAATTACTTAGGTTGCCTAAGTAATGGAATGTCTTGTTTAACAGATTAAGTACTAGTTCTAATTGGAATTTGAATTATGGACATAGCACTCTGGACTTAATCAATTTGCATTTTGCCTTATTTTCTTCTATTTTTTTTTCCCCTCATGTTGTCATTTATATATGTGATGTGTGATGCGCGCGCATACATATATTGATATATATATCACATATACATGTATATATAAATATATTTGTATTATATATATTTGTATGTTTATTATGTATAGTTATATGTTAAAGTAAAAAAACAATGTATATTAAAAAGAGTATATTAAAAAAATTATCCACATACACGAAATAAGTATAGATAATAACTAAAAAGAACGATCTATTTTGAAGAATACATGTCTTTCACATACAACGATAAAAGGAGGAACCCCCTTTTTTTGAATGGCAGTTCCAAAAAAACGTACTTCTATGTCAAAAAAACGTATTCGTAGAAATATTTGGAAGAAAAAAGGATATTTAGCTGCAGTAAAAGCTTTTTCTTTAGCGAAATCGGTTTCCACCGGGCATTCAAAAAGTTTTTTTGTGCGACAAACAAATAATAAAGTCTTAGAATAATCTCAATTGATATAGCCTAAAGAACCTCAAATTTTGTAAGATGAATGTTAACTAATGTATTTTTCTGTATTGAATTTCTCAATATTAGTTAGAACTCACTGCTGTGATATATAGAATAAGAGTTTTTTGTATATTGGGTTCTAAGTATTATTTTTTTTTTTCCCTATCACAATTGTACTTTTCCATTGGGAAAAGTACAATTGTGATAGAGATTGAAACTCTTTTGTTATATGCCTATCCCAAAACTTAATTGGTTTTGTAAATGGTATCATAAATTAGAAATTATATGCGCAATAAAGAATATTAATACTTTAATTTAAATATACTAAGGTATCGAAATCATTAGAAAAATAACAAATTCTTTGTATTTAATGATGAAATTGTGATAGATATGAAATCCTAGTTATTTGATTTTGTTCATTGAAAAAAGAACTCAATCTTTTTCATTTGAATCCATGAAATCGGATAAATGAAAAACAAATCATAAAAAAATGGAGAAAAAAGACAATTCTTAGTTTTATAGCTCAACTGAGATAAAACTATTGAGTTCCAACTGTTTGGAGAGAACTTAGTTTCTAGTACGTGAAAGTTGATTGTTAAAAAACCCACGACGATACTACCTAAGTAGGTATTTTATTGAAGATTCAAATATTTAAACTACAAACCAGTCTTTATTCATCGATTCTAATTAATGTTTCCTAAACTATATTGAATCCTTGAATCTCGACGATTCAACATGAATTGACTATTATTATTTCAAGTAAGCCGCCATGGTGAAATCGGTAGACACGCTGCTCTTAGGAAGCAGTGCTAAAGCATCTCGGTTCGAGTCCGAGTGGCGGCATCTTCTAAAAGAGATACAATAGATCCTAAAATGTATTCAATTCCCGATTCCCAATTCTGTAATGGGACCCCTTTTATGATATTTGCGACTTTAGAACATATATTAACTCATATCTCTTTTTCGATCATTTCAATTGTGATTACGATTCATTTGATGACCTTATTAGTCCACAAAATTGTAGGATTACGTAATTGGTCAGAAAAAGGGATGATAGCCACTTTTTTCTCTATAACAGGATTATTAGTTTCTCGTTGGATTTCTTCGGGACATTTTCCATTAAGTAATTTATACGAGTCATTAATCTTCCTTTCATGCAGTTTCTTCATTATTCATATAATTCCCAAGCTACGTAACCTTAAAAATGATTTAAGCACAATAATTGCACCAAGTACCATTTTTACTCAAGGCTTTGCCATGTCGGGTCTTTCAACTGAAATGCATCAATCTGCAATATTAGTACCTGCTCTACAATCTCAGTGGTTAATGATGCACGTAAGTATGATGTTATTGAGCTATGCAGCTCTTTTATGCGGATCATTATTATCAGTCGCTCTTCTAGTCATTACATTTCGAAAAAACATCGATATTTTTTGTAAAAGCAATAATTTCTTAATTAAATCATTTTTCTTTGGCTTTGGTGAGATTGAATATTTGAATGAAAAAAGAAGTGTTTTAAAAAACACTTCTTTTCCTTCATTTCGAAATTATTACAAATATCAATTAACTGAGCGTTTGGATTATTGGAGTTATCGTGTCATTAGTCTAGGGTTTACCTTTTTAACCATAGGTATTCTTTGTGGAGCAGTATGGGCTAATGAGGCATGGGGATCCTATTGGAATTGGGACCCCAAGGAAACTTGGGCATTTATTACTTGGACCATATTCGCGATTTATTTACATACTAGAACAAATATAAATTGGAAAGGTACGAATTCTGCACTTGTAGCTTCTACAGGATTTCTTATAATTTGGATATGCTATTTTGGGATCAATCTATTAGGAATAGGTCTACATAGTTATGGTTCATTCACATAAACATCTAATTGAATAAACTACATGAAGAATACATAAGATAAAAGCATCATCCCATATATAACGAAAGTTTGTTTTTATGAGTTTTTGAGAACCGTTTGAATCAAGGAATCATTCAAATTTAAATGGTTCTCAAAAACTCGAGATGTATCTAATTACAATTCTTATTCATTTTATTCCTTTTTTCATTATACAGTACAGCAAGCGATTTTCAAAATATATAATTCAAAGAATTATAAGACTTTCCTTCCGTCTCATTAATAAAACACTATCTATGATAATAATTGGATAGGATAGCGTGTACCTTGTCAACTGATAACGAGAGAACGAAATCGGGATAAATACCAATACCTATTATGGGTAGAAAGATACAGATTGAAAGAAATAGTTCTCGTGGTCCAGAATCCAAAAAATTCGAGTTTGGAATATTAAATAGCTTGTATCCATAAAACATCTGACGTAACATAGATAATAAATAAATAGGAGTTAATATCATTGCAATTGCCATTACAAAAGTAATTAGCATTTTTGGCATTAAAAGATATTTTGTACTAGTAATTAGTCCAAAGAATACTACAAATTCCGCAACAAAACCACTCATTCCTGGCAATGCAAGAGAAGCCATCGAGAAGCTACTGAACATGGTAAATATTTTTGGCATTGGGATAGATATCCCTCCCATTTCTTCGAGATAAACAAGACGTGTTCTATCACAACTCGTTCCCGCCAAGAAAAAAAGTGCAGCACCAATAAATCCATGAGAGAGCATTTGTAAAATAGCTCCATTGAGTCCCATGTCGGTTATAGAACCAATTCCTATAATTGTGAAACCCATGTGAGATACAGAGGAATAGGCTATTCTCTTTTTTAAATTACGTTGACCAAGAGAAGTTGAAGCTGCATAGATTATTTGCATTGTTCCTATTATCACCAACCAGGGAGAAAATATAGAGTGAGCGTGGGGTAATAATTCCATATTGATCCGAATCAATCCATATGCGCCCATTTTTAATAGGATTCCTGCTAAAAGCATACATGTACTGTAATGTGCTTCTCCGTGGGTATCAGGTAACCATGTATGTAGGGGTATAATCGGCAATTTTACAGCATAAGCAATAAGGAAGCCAAAATAGAATATTATTTCCAACGACACAGGATATGATTGATTAATTAATCTTTCAAAATCTAATGTTGGTTCATTGGAACCATATAAACCCATACCTAGAACTCCTATTAAGAAAAAAATGGAACCCCCTGCAGTGTACAAAATAAACTTTGTAGCCGAGTAGAGACGTTTCTTTCCCCCCCACATGGATAAAAGTAAGTAAACAGGAATTAATTCTAACTCCCACATGATGAAAAAAAGTAAAAGGTCTCGAGAAGAAAATAATCCTATTTGACCGCTGTACATTGCTAGCATCAGGAAATAGAACAACCGCGAATTTCGAGTAACTGGCCAAGCTGCTAAAGTTGCTAAAGTAGTGATAAATCCTGTCAGTAAAATGGGTCCTATGGAAAGTCCATCGATTCCTAGTCTCCAGTGGAAATCAAAAACATCTATCCATTTAGAATCTTCCTTCAATTGCATTAATGGATCATCCAATTGGAAATGATAACAGAATGCATAAGTCGTAAGAAGGAGTTCTAACAAGCATATACATAAAGTATACCACCTAAACATCTTATTCCCTCTATGAGGGAATAAGAAAATTGAAGAACCCGCGAATATCGGTAAAACAACAAGTATTGTTAACCAAGGAAAATAACTCGTGATAAAGACAAGATACGTTTTGATTTGACCAGAAAAGCCCGTCCTCAAAATAATATATTTTGTTGAGCACGGGCTTTTGTCGGTAAAGAGGAATCACAAATGATTCAAGTGGAGTTTTTTGTAACGTATCAATAAGATAGAGCCATGCTGCGAGTTGTTTCAGGCCCTAAATAAACACGGACACTCAAAAAATCTGTTGGGCAGGCGGATTCACATCTCTTACAACCTACACAGTCCTCGGTTCTTGGCGCGGAAGCTATTTGCTTGGCTTTACATCCGTCCCAAGGTATCATTTCCAATACATCTGTGGGGCAAGCTCGTACACATTGAGTACACCCTATACATGTATCATAAATTTTTACTGAATGTGACATTGGATCTATAAATTCCAGTTTTGAACATAAAAAATTTTCGATCTGGTCAAATCAAATTAGTAGTAAATGAATCATATATTATATATTGTAATATTGTAGACACCAGACGAAGCAGTGGTTTATTAAAAACAATCAATATATTTCTTAAATCAATCTGTTTATGAGAAAAGGTCAAGAGACTTTGATTTTCGTTTCAACAATTATGATAATACGAGTTGCACATGCGAATTCCAATTAATTGGCCAACAAATTGGTCATCATTATTTCAATATAAATATAAAAATGCAATTCCATTTTATTGAATTGCATTCAAATTCAATAAAAAATAGTATTTAAATTCTATTAAATATTTTTATGTGTCTTTATTTAAATTATATATGATGATTATCACTAATTATTTAACAAATTCGATTGATTAATACGAGTTGATTTTCTGTTACGATGGATCGACGAAACAATAGCAAGTCCAATAGCTGCTTCAGCAGCTGCAATGGCTATAACAAAGATTGAGAAAATGTCTCCTTTTAATTGGCGACTATCAAATATATCAGAAAATGTTACAAGATTGATATTAACCGAATTTAGTATAAGCTCAAGACACATAATCGCTCTAACCATGTTTCGACTTGTGATCAATCCATAGATACCGATAGAAAATAAATAAACACTCAAAAAAAGGACATGCTCAAACATCATTGACTAACTCCTTATCAATCTCGATTCATTTCAATATGAACAACAATTCAACCGATTCAATTGATTAGAATAGAACAATTACACAACAAAAGAAGATATTGACGGTAGATAGATTTAACTAAGAATTTCTATTTATTTATTTAGAATTTAGTTAGAATTCTAAGAATTGAGAATCATTATTAAGTTAAGTATTTTTATTGCTTATTGTCGAGCCATACTAATTGCACCTATCAAGGAAACTAAAAGAATTATAGAAATGAGTTCAAACGGAAGATAAAAATCTGTTGATAAATGAATCCCAATTTGTTGAACGTTATTTATTAGGTCCTGTTCCATAATCTGGTTTGATCTTGCAGTCCAAATAATTCCGTACCATGACGTATCTGGGATAGTAGTAATTAGTGAAAAAAGAATAGTTGTACAAACCATCGAAGTGACCCCATCTCCAATGGTCCAAAAATAGGAATTATTGGAATATTCTGAACCATTCATGAACATTACAGCAAATATGATCAAGACATTTATGGCTCCCACATAAATAAGGAGCTGTGCGGCAGCTACAAAATAGGAGTTCGATGAAATATAGAATAAGGATATACAAACAAGAACAAATCCCAACGAAAAGGCAGAATAAATTGGATTGGTAAATAATACTACCCCCAGACCCCCTAATACAAGAATTGACCCCAGAAATACAACAAGAATATCATGTATTGGTCCAGGTAAATCCATTATGTATAAAATACAAAATAAATAACTTTAACTATTTCATGACCTTACTTTAACTTTACTAAATAAATGGTCCAGGAAAGGAAAAGGGGTTACCCTATTTTTTTTTTTTCTTGTATATAATATTGTATATGATACATTTATAATTGAATTGAATTTGAATATGGATTAATGTAGATATAGATAAAATTATCGGGCCAATCCTACTTTATTTATATTTATCCGAAAGAAAAAAAAAGAGTAGTTGGAATATGTAGTTGAAATT
Above is a window of Ananas comosus chloroplast DNA, complete genome DNA encoding:
- the ndhG gene encoding NADH-plastoquinone oxidoreductase subunit 6 encodes the protein MDLPGPIHDILVVFLGSILVLGGLGVVLFTNPIYSAFSLGFVLVCISLFYISSNSYFVAAAQLLIYVGAINVLIIFAVMFMNGSEYSNNSYFWTIGDGVTSMVCTTILFSLITTIPDTSWYGIIWTARSNQIMEQDLINNVQQIGIHLSTDFYLPFELISIILLVSLIGAISMARQ
- the rpl32 gene encoding ribosomal protein L32, translated to MAVPKKRTSMSKKRIRRNIWKKKGYLAAVKAFSLAKSVSTGHSKSFFVRQTNNKVLE
- the psaC gene encoding photosystem I iron-sulfur center, with the translated sequence MSHSVKIYDTCIGCTQCVRACPTDVLEMIPWDGCKAKQIASAPRTEDCVGCKRCESACPTDFLSVRVYLGPETTRSMALSY
- the ndhF gene encoding NADH-plastoquinone oxidoreductase subunit 5, coding for MEHTYQYAWIIPFLSLPVTMSIGFGLLLIPTATKDIRRMWAFPSVLLLSIAMLFSANLSIQQINGNFIYQYLWSWTINNDFSLEFGYLIDPLTSIMSILITTVGILVLIYSDKYMYHDQGYLRFFAYMSFFNTSMLGLVTSSNLIQIYIFWELVGMCSYLLIGFWFTRPIAASACQKAFVTNRVGDFGLLLGILGFYWITGSLEFRDLLEITNNLIQNNGVNSLFATLCASLLFVGAVAKSAQFPLHVWLPDAMEGPTPISALIHAATMVAAGIFLVARLLPLFIVIPYIMNFISLIGVITLLLGATLALAQRDIKKSLAYSTMSQLGYIMLALGIGSYRAALFHLITHAYSKALLFLGSGSIIHSMEPIVGYSPDKSQNMVLMGGLTRYVPITRTTFLLGTLSLCGIPPLACFWSKDEILNDSWLYSPIFAVIASFTAGFTAFYMFRVYLLTFDGYLRVHFQNYSSTKNGSFYSISLWGKGTPRGVNPNLLLATMNKKVSFYSKDRSKIDNNVRNRIRYFSTYFGNKYTSIYPHESDNTMLFPLLVLVLFTLLVGSIGISFDQGVIDFDILSKWLTPSINLLHSSSNYSVNSDEFFTNAIFSVSIAIFGLFIAYILYGSAYSFFQNFDLINSFVKGGPKRILVDRIKNVIYNWSYNRGYIDIFYTRVFTVGIRGLTELTQFFDRRIIDGITNGVGVASLFIGEGIKYMGGGRISSYLFFYLSYVSIFLLIFLFFL
- the ccsA gene encoding cytochrome c heme attachment protein: MIFATLEHILTHISFSIISIVITIHLMTLLVHKIVGLRNWSEKGMIATFFSITGLLVSRWISSGHFPLSNLYESLIFLSCSFFIIHIIPKLRNLKNDLSTIIAPSTIFTQGFAMSGLSTEMHQSAILVPALQSQWLMMHVSMMLLSYAALLCGSLLSVALLVITFRKNIDIFCKSNNFLIKSFFFGFGEIEYLNEKRSVLKNTSFPSFRNYYKYQLTERLDYWSYRVISLGFTFLTIGILCGAVWANEAWGSYWNWDPKETWAFITWTIFAIYLHTRTNINWKGTNSALVASTGFLIIWICYFGINLLGIGLHSYGSFT
- the ndhD gene encoding NADH-plastoquinone oxidoreductase subunit 4 yields the protein MTSYFPWLTILVVLPIFAGSSIFLFPHRGNKMFRWYTLCICLLELLLTTYAFCYHFQLDDPLMQLKEDSKWIDVFDFHWRLGIDGLSIGPILLTGFITTLATLAAWPVTRNSRLFYFLMLAMYSGQIGLFSSRDLLLFFIMWELELIPVYLLLSMWGGKKRLYSATKFILYTAGGSIFFLIGVLGMGLYGSNEPTLDFERLINQSYPVSLEIIFYFGFLIAYAVKLPIIPLHTWLPDTHGEAHYSTCMLLAGILLKMGAYGLIRINMELLPHAHSIFSPWLVIIGTMQIIYAASTSLGQRNLKKRIAYSSVSHMGFTIIGIGSITDMGLNGAILQMLSHGFIGAALFFLAGTSCDRTRLVYLEEMGGISIPMPKIFTMFSSFSMASLALPGMSGFVAEFVVFFGLITSTKYLLMPKMLITFVMAIAMILTPIYLLSMLRQMFYGYKLFNIPNSNFLDSGPRELFLSICIFLPIIGIGIYPDFVLSLSVDKVHAILSNYYHR
- the ndhE gene encoding NADH-plastoquinone oxidoreductase subunit 4L; translated protein: MMFEHVLFLSVYLFSIGIYGLITSRNMVRAIMCLELILNSVNINLVTFSDIFDSRQLKGDIFSIFVIAIAAAEAAIGLAIVSSIHRNRKSTRINQSNLLNN